TGATTTCAACTTCACTAAAGATAAAACTTTTATCGCTTTAGAAATTCTTAAGATTGATGGCTCAAAAGTAGAAACTATTGCCCGTCGTGTAAAGGAAGATGCATTGAAAGCCTATGGCTTAAACCCCACTTACATGATTCACGTAAGATCTTGGCAGAAATTTCCAATCAGAAGTGTGGCTACCGGAAGTGTTGAATTAAAAAATGCTTCTTATCCGAAGGCTCCTGCGATGATCACGATTGGTATTCCTTTGGTGCGTGATGACCAAGGCAGAATCACTCATATCGCTTTAGCTGATGTAACTTTAGCTCCATTTGAAAAACCATTCACGGATCCTTCAGAGCGTACTCAGTATTTAATTGATCGTGCCGGAGAGCTTTTAGCCCATAAAGACGAACAGAAAGCGATGGCTCGTTTAAGCATGGCGAAATACCCATTCGTGCAAAAGGCCATGACGACGAAATCACCACAATATCAAACTAAGTTTATAGATCCAGACACAGATAAAAACTTCTTTGGTGCTTCGGTAAAAACCTCTTTTGGTGCGACCGTAATTTCGCAAACCTCTGAAGAAACAATCTTAGAGGTATCCCAAGAGGTTCGCCGACGAGCGATCTTCGTTGCCGGATCTGCGATCTCGATGGCGATTTTCTTTATCTTCCTCTTCTCTATGACCCTGACCTCCCCGATTGAAAAATTGGCAGAGATGATTAACTTAGTATCAAAGGGTAATTTCGATGTGAAAGCCCGCGCCGCTGTTCGTTCCCATGACGAAGTGGGTGACTTAGCGGAAGCCTTCGATCACATGACTGATGGTCTTAAAGAACGTGATAAAGTAAAAAGCCTTTTTTCGAAGTTCCACGGATCTTCTGTAGCAGAGGATTTGATCAACAAGGACATCGGAGTTGGCGGTCAAAGTAAAGAGGTTGTGGTCTTCTTCTCGGATATCCGTGGTTTCACCGCATTTTCTGAAAAACGTCGTCCTGAAGAAGTCGTTGAAATGTTAAATGAATACTTTGGCGTAATGGTTAAAATCATCAACTCCCATGGTGGTGTCGTGGATAAATTTATCGGTGACGCGATCATGGCCGTTTGGGGTGCTCCTAAAAGTTCTGAT
This is a stretch of genomic DNA from Bdellovibrio reynosensis. It encodes these proteins:
- a CDS encoding adenylate/guanylate cyclase domain-containing protein, coding for MRIPISTKLITVTILILVAATGTITWISSSYFEKKASEQVDIANLESAAAKAKEIENIVTSLVDKTRVTGSLLMKGTSANAGTGDDFDFNFTKDKTFIALEILKIDGSKVETIARRVKEDALKAYGLNPTYMIHVRSWQKFPIRSVATGSVELKNASYPKAPAMITIGIPLVRDDQGRITHIALADVTLAPFEKPFTDPSERTQYLIDRAGELLAHKDEQKAMARLSMAKYPFVQKAMTTKSPQYQTKFIDPDTDKNFFGASVKTSFGATVISQTSEETILEVSQEVRRRAIFVAGSAISMAIFFIFLFSMTLTSPIEKLAEMINLVSKGNFDVKARAAVRSHDEVGDLAEAFDHMTDGLKERDKVKSLFSKFHGSSVAEDLINKDIGVGGQSKEVVVFFSDIRGFTAFSEKRRPEEVVEMLNEYFGVMVKIINSHGGVVDKFIGDAIMAVWGAPKSSDRDAHMAVRACLEMRRALEGLNERRIARDQPPINIGMGLHAGNAISGTIGSDERMEYTVIGNTVNTASRIEASTKAFGADLLISDTVIERIGEDFKYELAGAAEVKGRSEALKMFKVRGYKAEDGTMVEVKTPYSDYEAESADKVKVKAA